Sequence from the Oncorhynchus kisutch isolate 150728-3 linkage group LG12, Okis_V2, whole genome shotgun sequence genome:
cgtcactcattgcttcaagccacacccACCAAACGGATCAAACGATCGAATGTTGAACGGTTTGTGGGAACTTGTTCAGTGCAATCCGTAACATAGCAAACGTTTAATCGAACTGAACTTTCTTGAACAGACCATGGTATCTTTGCTgggtgtggcttgaagcaatgagTAACATATTTAAACGGAAGTGGCCATGTTGTGTTCAAAACCCCTCCCTGTTTTTCAAGTTGTTGTTCAGAACAGCATTGTTTCGGTTTAATTGAACGTTATGCACAAAAAAAAAACGGAATGCAGCCCAATGACATAGGAATTTGGTACACATTGTACAAACAATGTTTATTAAAGGTTGGCCTGAGTAGATGTGCTACAGGTATTTAGGTTActtgttatcaaatcaaatgtattagtcacatgcgccgaatacatcaggtgtagaccgtacagtgaaatgcttacttacaagaccctaaccaacaattcagtttaAAACAAAAAATGCAGATAAgagaaaagtaacaagtaattaaagagcagcagtaaaattgGGACAGCAGTaaaacagggacaggttgaaaatgtcagtgaagtcatttaccagttggtcagtgcatgcttgtagtacacgtcctggtaatctgtctggccctgctgccttgtgaatgttgacctggctaaaggtcttactcacatcggctgcggagagcgtgatcacacagttgccCGGAACAGATGGTGCTCTCaggcatgtttcagtgttatttgcctcgacgcgagcattgaagtagtttagctcatctgataGGTTCCatactgggcagctctcggctgtgcttccctttgttgtctgtaatggtttgcaagccctgccacacccgacgagtgtcggagccagtttagtacgattcgatcttagtcccttattgatgttttgcctgtttgatggttcgtctgtcggagggcatagcggggtttcttataagcttccgggttagagtcccgctccttgaaagtggcagctctaccctttagctcagtgcggatgctgcctgtaatctatggcttctgggtGGGGTATGTACgtgtggtcactgtggggacaacgtcatcgatgcatttATTTAtcaagccaatgactgatgtggtgccATCAGAGGAATCCCGGAGCATATTCCAGTcggtgctagaaaaacagtcctgtagcttagcatctgcttcctctGACTGCTTTTTTAAAAATCTAGTCACAAGTGCATCCTGCTTTAATCtttgcttgtaagtaggaatcaggagtatagaattatggtcagatttgccaaatggagggagagctttgtatgcatctctgtgtggagtataggtggttcAGAGTTCTTTTTCCTCTAGTTGCacgtttaacatgctgatagaaatttggtgaaacagatttaagtttccctgcattaaagtccccggctactaggagcgccgtcTCCGTAtgagtgttttcttgtttgcttatggtggaatacagatgaaaatgatctcggtaggtagtgtggtctccagcttatcatgagatactctaccacaggtgagcaatagcttgagacttacttagatatcatgcaccagctgctTACAAAAATACCTAGTCCGCCgcaccttgtcttaccagacaccgctgTACTATCCTACTATCctggtacatcgtataaccagccagctgtatgttgatattctTGTCGTTCAgtcacgactccgtgaagcatgaggtgttagtttttaatgtcccgttggtagtttaatcttccgcgtatctcgtcgattttattctccaaagattgcacgtttgctagcagaatggagggaagtgggggtttattagaTCGCCTACGAATTTacagaaggcagcccgaccttCGGCCTCTCTTTCTCGGCGgcctcttcacgcagatcacggggatctgggcccgTTCCCGAGGAATCCGTATATCCTTTGTGTCGGGCTCAGAGTCatgaaaggaaaaaaaggattctgctagtccgtggtgagtaatcgcagtcctgatatctagaagtcgttttcggtcataagagatggtagcagcaacattatatacaaaaaaTAAGTTGCAAATAAACAACCAAAAAACAATCGGCTGGGGGCACATAAAACGGCTGCCTTCTTCTCCGTCGCCATCTTACGAAATGTTATGAAGGATTTCAACAATGCCGGCGATGTGACAGTTCCTGAGATGTTTACATATCGCATTGACACCAAAAATAAATGATGGAACtggaaattatttaaaaaatgtttgctcAAGTGTTCTTCAGAGTAGAAACTATTTGCGTAACATTTAGAATGGTTCAGACCTTGTGAAACTATAACATTTGTTTCTCTTTCCTCCCAGCTGCTGAAGTCAAAAAATGGGAGAGTGGAGAGGGCCACAACACCAGGTGACCAGTCTGTCCACAACCTCGATAGACTCGATCAAGCTGCCCAAAATCTCAACACCCGGAGCCAAAGGAGCAGGCACGTTAATGCACCTTGCAATGCTCCCTCAGTACAGAAATATGACAACAGCTGCCACACAAAGCCCAATTCTGCTCCCTTCCAGCTCCTCCGTAGAGACAAGAATCCCTTCAACTCAGATAACAATGTCAAGATTGTGACTGTATCCCCAGCTGAGCTTGTACCTGAGGATGAGCTGAAAGACGGAGAGAAGATATATGCTGGAGCTAAATTCAGCGAGCCCCCGTCTCCAAGTGTCCTGCCCAAACCACCGAGTCATTGGGTCGGCGAGACTGCCCCCCAACATTCCGACCACAGCCGAGAGCAAATTACGTTTCATTTGAAGTCTCTGCTGAAGGTTCAAGATAAACCATGATCTCAATGGATGGAAAATCTTATCAAAAAGATCCGTCTATACCTGATCAATGACAAATTTGGCACCGAAGAATTTGGACTCTGAAAGAACTGGAACTATAACTTAACAGCAACAGAATGTAATGAGTTTTTGATCTGTAATACAATTTCATGTGTTCTGAGCAAGCGGCCttgtttttggggggatttttTATGAACTTGtgtaaatgtatatactgtaaacaTGTAATATAAGTGTATatttttcatgttattttaacagAAAGTATAGTTTTGTTACTGAAGCCTAAAAAAGATGTTCACCTTGAGCTGGTGCACTTACTGTTCCAATAATGGGCTGCAGTGCCCATTGGGACGTATTAAACGTAAGAAAGATTATCTTACAAATTTGCACAAGACTGACTGAACCAACACGAGTCACCACAATGGCAAGCAAGAATAGTTGTGTGAAGGTTTGGGGTTCTGTGAACTTCAGCCCACCAGTTGTGACTGCTATTGCCTTGAATGCACTGCAGGGAGGACCCACAATCTTCAGGGAACTCTCTGGAAGGACGGTCTTGAAgacggtaacctcgtccccaggctCAACGACAGAGGGAGCCAGCTGGGTGAGCGACATCAAGAAGATGGAGTGACAAATGTGAGTCTCAAAATCAAAAATTCCCCCTCTGATGACGAGGACAACTGCCGCTGCAGGAAACAGACAAATTCAGCACGAGCACTGACTGAGTGCCCTTTGTTTTGAATCTCTCCAGCACTgacacatttcttttttttttcctttCATTGGCCCCCTGATCACCAGTGTTGTTCCATCTAAAGCGCTGAGAATGTTTACCGGAAGAAAGATGAATGACATGGTCTTTATTATTATGTAACACACATTTGACCCCTTCCCTCTAGAGCTAGGCAGCTGCTAGTTCTTGTTCCTTCACTCCGTGTCACACAAAAATGAAATTGTATTACTGTACCAAAGATTGAATGTTGTTTTTTGCAAATGTTCAAAAAGTTAAGTCCAGTGACTAAATGTGTATACATCTTAAAGCAATACTCTCACTTTGCAATtagaattttttaaattttatgatGCATTTCATATCTAAATTGAAATTAAAATATTGGCTACCCCTTACATGTTTTCTGTCTGTTACCATTTGCCCTCACAAGTTGAAAATGCTAAGATGTCACAGACTTCACAATGCCTGTCAGTCTCCCCACACGTTTATTGGGTTAGTAATCGAATAACATTATACAACATCAGGGAACTAGTACTCAAGTTTCAGCATTGATTGTAGTGGTTGCGGATAAATAACTTACACAACAGTGAAAAATGAACCTGTAACactataccgaacaaaaatataaacccaatttcaaagatttgacttgAGTTTTatagttcataaggaaatcagtcaattgaaaaatgtATCTATAGCCATGGGTCTAGCTCTTATCGAATGTACtgtataccttgtcacaacacaacggcttggctcaaacgcattaagaaggaaatacattccacaaattaacttttaacaaggcacgcctgttaattaaaatgcattccaggtgactacctcgaagttggttgagagaatgccaagtgtgcaaagctgtcatcaaggcaaagcatggctactttgaagaatctcaaatataaaatatattttgatttaacactttcgttactacatggttccatgtgttatttcatagttttgatatcttcactattctagaatgtagaaaatagtaaaaataaagaaaaacccttgaatgagttggtgttctaaaacttttgacctgtagtgtatatacaattgaagtcgaagtttacatacattaaaactcgtttttcaaccactctacaaatgtcttgttaacaaactagttttggcaagtcggttaggacatctactttgtgcatgacacaagtaatttttccaacaattgtttacagattatttcacttataattcactatcacaattctaGTAGTTCAAAcgtttacacacactaagttgactgcctttaaacagcttggaaaattccagaaaatgtcattgctttagaagcttctgataggctaatttacatcatttgagtaaattggagttgtacctgtggatttcAAGGatgaccttcaaactcagtgccgctttgcttgacatcgtgggaaaatcaaaagaaatcaaccaagacctcagaaaaaaaaatagacttccacaagtctggttcatccttgggagcaatttccaaacgcctgaaggtaccgcgttcatctgtactaacaatagtatacaagtataaacaccatgggaccacgcagccgtcataccgctcaggaaggagacgcgttctgtctcctagagatgaacgtactaaggtatgaaaagtgcaaatcaatcccagaacaacagcaaaggaccttgtgaagatgcttgaggaaacaggtacaaatgtatctatatccacagaaaaacgagtcctatatcgacataacctgaaaggccgctcagcaaggaagaagccactgctccaaaacctccataaaaaagtcGGACTATggtttggaactgcacatggggacaaagatcatactttttggagaaatgtcctctggtctaatgaaacaaaatagaactctttggccataatgaccattgttatgtttggagggaaaaggggggcttacaagccgaagaataccatcccaaccgtgaagcatgggggtggcagcatcatgttgtggggatgctttgctgcaggagggactggtgaaattcacaaaatagatggcatgaggaagaaaaattgtggatatattgaagcaacatctcgagacatcaatcaggaagttaaagcttggtctcaaatgggtcttccaaatggacaatgaccccaagcatacttacaaagttgttgcaaaagggcttaaggacaacaaagtcaaggtattggagtggccatcacaaatccctgacctcaatcctatagaaaatgtgtgggcagaactgaaaaggcgtgtgcgagcaaggaggcctacaaacctgactcagttacaccagctctgtcaggaggaatgggccaatattcccccaacttattgtgggaagcttgtggaaggctacctgaaacgtttgacccaagttaaacaatttaaaggcaatgctaccaaatactaattgagtgtatgtaaacgtctgacccactgggaatgtgatgaaagaaattcaagctgaaataaataattctctctactattattctgacatttcacattcttaaaataaagtgctgatcctaactgacctaaggcagggaatttttacttggattaaatgtcaggaattgtgaaaaactgagtttaaatttatttggctatggtgtatgtaaacttccaactgtatAATGTAGATGTAAACGTATGATATTATTccagtttaaaaataaatatagcctaatattttttttaacaacaataaccataacaaaacaagaaataataCAAACAACTGTATCTCATGAAAGAGAAAAGAAATATAAATATGTTTTTAAAGCTGATCTTGTTTTAAGAACAACAAAAAAGGTACATCCATGGATAGGCCTCAGAGGGCATAGGcacacccacttggcagccaggtccagccaatcagaatgagtttgtcCCCACAAAAGGCCTTTATTACaggcagaaatactcctcagcctTCCCactatcccgcaggtgaagaagccggatgtggaggtccagggctagtgtggttacacgtggtctgcggttatggcgccagttggatgtactgccaaattctccaaaacaacgttcgaggtggcttatggtagaaaaattaacATTCCATTCTCTGGTAACAGCCCTGTTGAACTCTGTACTGGGGGCCCTAGCTGCATGCAGAGTGCTATTTCAGGCTGCAGTCACTGCCAGGCAGTCAGGCCAGTTACAACATTTAAGATACAGCTGATGTTCCCCTGGCCTACTCTCAGAATAAACCAACAGCATAACTCTAAAGGCCAACGTCTGGTTTCATTTCCAGTGAAAAGCATGATTTGTGCTGACCAACAATAGTAAACTTGTGTACAAATACATGCATTGATAGTCACACACTCTAAATATATTCCCAATAATTGATGGGTAAACACCAACATTTTGGCACTTATTATTTTCCAGTTCCAGTGTCGTAGTAAGGTACCATGGTAAGGCCTCTCATGCTGCAGCCTACCCCTGGAAGGAGTCAACGCGTTGGACGCTGCTAAGCTCGCCTACAGTAACCTCTTTGTGCAGAGACAGCAACTAAAGCCAGACTGGAGAATCCACGGTGAAGGACAGCCCACCGAGCCCAGTTAACATTAACACGTACAGtaccagggtttttctttatttttactatgttctacattgtagaataatagtgaagacatcaaaactatgaaataacacatatggaatcatgtagtaaccaaaaacgtgttgaacaaatcaaaatatacactgctcaaaaaaataaagggaacacttaaacaacacaatgtaactccaagtcaatcacacctctgtgaaatcaaactgtccacttaggaagcaacactgattgacaataaatttcacatgctgttgtgcaaatggaatagacaacaggtggaaattataggcaattagcaagacacccccaataaaggagttcTTCTggaggtgataaccacagaccacttctcagttcctatgcttcctggctgatgttttggtcacttttgaatgctggcggtgctttcactctagtggtagcatgagacggagtctacaacccacacaagtggctcaggtagtgcagctcatccaggatggcacatcaatgcgagctgtggcaagaaggtgtgctgtgtctgtcagcgtagtgtccagagcatggaggcgctaccaggagacaggccagtacaccagcagcaggaccgctacctccgcctttgtgcaaggaagagcaggaggagcactgccagagccctgcaaaatgacctccagcaggccacaaatgtgcatgtgtctgctcaaatggtcagaaacagactccatgagggtggtataagggcccgacgtccacaggtgggggttgtgcttacagcccaacaccgtgcaggacgtttggcatttgccagagaacaccaagattggaaaattcgccactggcgccctgtgctcttcacagatgaaagcaggttcacactgagcacatgtgacagtctggagacgccgtggagaacgttctgctgcctgcaacatcctccagcatgaccggtttggcggtgggtcagtcatggtgtggggtggaatttctttggggggccgcacagccctccatgtgctcgccagaggtagcctgactgccattaggtaccgagatgagatcctcagatcccttgtgagaccatatgctggtgcggttggccctgggttcctcctaatgcaagacaatgctagacatcatgtggctggagtgtgtcagcagttcctgcaagaggaaggcattgatgttatggactggcccgcccgttccccagacctgaatccaattgagcacatctgagacatcatgtctcgctccatccaccaacgccacattgcaccacagactgtccaggagttggcgggtgctttagtccaggtctgggaggaggtccctcaggagaccatccgccacctcatcaggagcatgcccaggcattgtagggaggtcatgcaggcacgtggaggccacacacactactgagcctcattttgacttgttttaaggacattacatcaaagttggatcagcctgtagtgtggtttcccactttaattttgagaatgactccaaatccagacctccatgggttgataaatttgatttccattgataattgtgtgattttgttgtcagcacattcaactatgtaaagaaaaaagtatttaataagaatatttcattcagatctaggatgttattttagtgttccctttattttattgagcaatgtattttatatttgagattcttcaaagtagccaccctttgccttgacagttttgcacactatTTTTCAAGGTTACACTGTAGTTTGCAAGGAATGCCTTTTACAACGTACTGCAGAATCTCACCCTGCAGGGGTTGTATGAGGTAAACGGCAAGACTTTGGGGACCGAATTCGCTACAAATGAAGAGGTTCTCAAAGTCTCCTGCATTCCTCCTTGTGCTTTCCACAGGCCCTCTTGTGGTCATCAGAAGAACTAAGAAGCAACATTCTTGTTATGCAATGAACTTTAATGCTGTAACGTAGAACTAAATAACTTTGATATTTATCTCCACTTGTTCCACAGACTTTGGCAATATGTATTTTATTGTACCTGGAATCCACCCATACTTTTACATTGGCTCAGATGCTCTAAACCACACAGAGGAATACACTGTAGCTGCTGGTACGTCTTCATTATACACCTGAAACAAATGAGAAATATATGTTGTTGTTAAAGGAAACATGTAGTCTACTCCATGACATGCAAATatgatttttttccccccctccAGTTAAGTTCAGTAAATCCTTTGAGAAATTTTAGTGCAGCATAAAAAGAGACAACATAAAACCATAACGTAGTATTCAATCATTTTTCACAAAGGCttattgtgtgtgtctctgaatcTGAAGGCcggcatcccggagttgccttttcactattatttaatgaagctgccagttgaggacaagggagccgtctgtttctcaaactagacactcgaatgtacatgtcctcttgctcagttgtacactggggcctcccactcctctttctattctggttagagacagtttgcgctgttctgtgaagggagtattatacagcgttgtatgagatcttcagtttcttggcaatttctcgcatggaatagcattcatttctcagaacaagaatagactgacgagttccaAAATAAAGTtaattgtttctggccattttgagcctgttatcgaacccacaaatgctgatgctccagatacctAACtcgtcagttttattgcttctttaatcagcactaccgttttcagctgtgctaacaaaattgcaaaagggttttctaatgatcaattagccttttaaaatgataaacttggattagctaacacaacgtgccattggaacacaggagtgatggttgctgataatgggcctctgtatgcctatgtagatattccattaaaaatcatccgtttccagctacaatagtcatttacaacattaacaatgtctacactgtatttctgatcaatttgatgttattctaatggacaaaaaatgttcTTTACTTtaaaaaacaagtacatttctaagtgaccccaaacttttctaCGGTAGTGTACCTTTTCAGGCTTTGGTTGAAATGAGGCTTAATTGCAAACAGATGTCATAGCAATGTTGAATTAGATAAGCCTACATGTATTGGAAAGGAAGGTTTATATATTCTCCATTCAGGGAATTTAATAATAAATCTGATAAAAGTCTACTGATGCTCATAATCTGGGGGGTTTTCTTCAGTCTATTCATCCATTACATTTCATTGCATGTGAATGAAACAGTCATTATCATATCTGGACGGAAGCCTATTAATTAAATGTAAGAACAATGTACAGAATTCGTGAAGAGCAAATAGAAGAAAACATTTTAATCAATTACTTATTGTTTCAGAAACTGAGTTACAAAATCATCATGTCAATAGCCCATTTACCTGTCACACATGTTGAATCAAACACTAAAATAGATGGGAAGGGTGGTCAGAAACTGGAAGTAATGCAGGAGATAATGTAAGAAGAACAAATATTTTTCATCAGTTGACAGATTTATGCTAAAATACTGTACAAGTACTGTTATTAAGTAGTTATTCAATACATATTCAAGCATACCCAGAGAAGGGGGGACACAATAAAAATAGGTGTAATGGTCCATTTGAAACCACAATACACAAAATGATTCCGACATTGTAGCACAGTTTGAAATAACCATTTGGACACCATTTGTTTTgatgtacattacattacatttcacaTTTGCCAAGACATGCAATTCTGGATGCTACTGTATATCTGATATCATAAAAACTGCACAAAAATTTACTTATTGGTACAGAAAGTATTTGGTATAGCTTTGTTCCCTAACTTAATCAACCTGAAGGACCTATACActgtgtcacattctgaccttagttcttttgttatgtctttgttttagtatggtcagggcgtgagtttggtgggttgtctatgtttatttttctatgagttggtatttctgggtttggcctggtatggttctcaatcagaggcagctgtcaatcgttgtccctgattgagaaccatacttaggcagcctgttttcacccttgatttgtgggtgattattttctgttgagtgtttgtattctttaccagacagaactgtttcggtttcgttcgttcactttgttgtttttgttgtgttcaatttctttattaaaaatatggacacttaccatgctacgcattggtcctcaccttcttccaccaacaacgaCCGTTACATACGGGCTCACAAAAGTACAATTATTGCTGCTTTCGAGTGACCTTTAACATAATGCTCACACATGctcactgtaatatactgtatctactTGGATTGTTATTTTATGAATTCTTGTTTGGATTATTTTTCTTATTTGTGTATTTTATTGTATCTGCGAGACATCATTCTGCACTattggagctagtaacataagcatttcactgcacctgccatagcacctgcaaatctgtgtacgcaaccaataaatTTTGATTTGATAATGACTAACATAATGGATAGCTCTGCATGAAACTGGATGACGATGATCAAATGTAATGTTAAGATTTTTAGGGAATGCGTTATTCTACTGTAGTGTGACTTTTGCATTAGTTCTCATAGGCTTTGAAAAAATGTATCTTCCAACAATCCAATATAGCAtcttaaactcagcaaaaaaagaaacatcccttttccaggaccctgtctttcaaagataatttgtaaaaatccaaataactttacagatcttcattgtaaagggtctaaacactgcttgttcaatgaaccataaacaattaatgaacatgcacctgtggaacggtcgttaagacactaacagcttacagacggtaggcaattaaggtcacagttatgaaaacataggaaactaaaaagaggcctttctactgactctgaaaaacaccaaaagaaagatgcccagggtccctgctcatctgcatgaacgtgcctcaggcatgctacaaggaggcatgaggactgcagatgtggccagggaaataaattgcaatgtccatactgtgagatgcctaagacagccctacagggagacaggacagacagctgatcgtcctcacagtggcagaccacgtgtaacaacacctgcacaggatcggtacatccgaacatcacacctgcgggataggtacaggatggcaacaacaactgcccgatgtacaccaggaacgcacaatccatccatcagtgctcagactgtccgcaataggctgagagaggctggactgagggcttgtaggcctgttgtaaggcaggtcctcaccagacatcaccggcaacaacgtctcctatgggcacaaacccaccgtcgctgaaccagacaggactggcaaaaagtgctcttcactgacgagtcgcggttttgtctcaccaggggtgatggtcggattcacgtttattgtcaaaggaatgagcgttacaccgaggcctgtactctggagcgggatcgatttcaAGGAGGagtgtccgtcatggtctggggcggtgtgccacagcatcatcggactgagcttgttattgcaggcaatctcaacgctgtgcgttacagggaagacatcctcctccctcatgtggtatccttcctgcaggctcttCCTGACATGgctctccagcatgacaatgccactagccatactgctcgttctgtgcgtgatttcctgcaagacaggaatgtcagtgttctgccatggccagcgaagagcccggatctcaatcccattgagcacgtctgggatctgttgaatcggagggtgagggctagggccattccccccagaaatgtccaggatcttgcaggtgccttggtggaagagtgaggcaacatctcacagtaagaactgacaaatctggtgcagtccatgtggaggagatgcactgcagtacttaatgcagctggtggccacacacagatactgacttacttttgattttgaccccccctgtcacgccctggccatagagaggtttttattctctattttggttaggccagggtgtgactagggtgggcattctatgttcttttttctatgtttttgtatttctctgtttttggctgggtatggttctcaatcagggacagctgtctgtcgttgtctctgattgagaactatacttaggtagctcttgcccacatgggtt
This genomic interval carries:
- the LOC109900648 gene encoding proline-rich nuclear receptor coactivator 1: MLGESLINIEPNLDNVENNKPSILTSYHVGASLGKTRQALLKKGGRKLRSTTSGLQRTHQQPRQKTLRNNPTRLADINNNVAACKAPSAELATHRTQATVLTCHHLKQGTKKELLKSKNGRVERATTPGDQSVHNLDRLDQAAQNLNTRSQRSRHVNAPCNAPSVQKYDNSCHTKPNSAPFQLLRRDKNPFNSDNNVKIVTVSPAELVPEDELKDGEKIYAGAKFSEPPSPSVLPKPPSHWVGETAPQHSDHSREQITFHLKSLLKVQDKP